DNA sequence from the Malus sylvestris chromosome 10, drMalSylv7.2, whole genome shotgun sequence genome:
TAGTGGTGATGATGGTGTTTGGCATATTTAAAACGATTCCCACTAATGTCACAATAATAGTTTTGGGACTTTGTACTTTAAACGTGTGTACTAATGGAATTTGGATCCTCTGGACATTAGTGTCCAGAGCTTAAGAATCAAGAAATCCAAGTCTTTAGTTTGGATGCATAAATTAATCATCTATCGCTTGTAATATTGGACAATGATTAatataaaatgagaacaatatAAGATTTATACAGGTACTTTATATTTTTGgcataatattttttaataatattagcATGAAATTGATGTTGAATTGTGAAGTCACAGAAAATTCATAAAgaatttttatttctctttagAAAAATATATGACAAGCCTGAGGCTCACGGGGAGTGGACACGAGATGTTATTTGTTGGATTTTAATGGATTGGCCGGTTAATTGTCAGGCTTGGCTGAATTACCAAGGCAACTACCCTATTTAGAatactgtaaaaaaaaattttaaaaaaaagatttaaattttttaatgatAAATGGAAAAGGACTTGGGTCTAAATTTGTTGAGGCTGGGAAATGGAGTTGCCTAGAAGCATGCTTGCAGACTTGCAGCTTTCATACGACATGCAGACAGTTTTGAAAACGGGATTAGCAATCTCATAGTTTTTTAGGGGTTTCGCTAAGATCGGCTAATCCCATGGTTAGTCGAGGCGAGTGAAAGTTAGTGCCATTAAAGTTAGCCCCAGTGGGAACCAAACACGAGACTGAACTAATCCTTAGTCTAGTTCAATATAGTGAGAGTTAGCAAGGCCAAACAAACGCCTCCTTAAtttacatttccaaaataacttgaaaactacTTTTGGAAAGATTTTGCAGGGTGTACGAAACACAAGTTGGAACCACATAccattatataattaaaaaaagttttttttcaaGTGTTCCTTCAATTTTATAATGATTTGCGGTGTCTTGCCTCATGCCTcaaacacattgaaaaatctctccactaCTTTCAAGTTGGTGGGAAACAATCAATCAACCAATAGGAAGGCTTCTTTTGGTTAGACCATAGAGAGATATGCCCTTGCATACCTTTAAAGCGCATTAAACAAAAGAGAAGAAGATAGTGGATTGCCAAGTAAGCATATCCAATCATGCCACCATTTTCCTCATCCATCATTTTACTCTCCACACCCTCCATTAATTGATGGACCATTTTTCTTGTAGAACAATATTTGGCTCTAAATCATTGTCCAGTACACATATACTTAAGTTACAAAAGAAAAGTTTATATACACATGtcaaatctaatttttttttgtatcaaAATATAACTTCTTCATATAACGAACCAAGTGTTTTCCATTTATCCTAAATCATATTACTCTTCACCTCCATTAACTAAGCCTTAgcctcttctctctttttcctcAAATTTACGTTCCCCTTCAGCATGTACTATCAAAACTATGTGCATGCCCCTTTTCTCTACTAATTAAACTTCTATCTCCACCATCCCCACTACTACTCTCAAAAGCTTCCAATTTTTCTCCACCACTTCAGTTCATCTCTATCTCGATGGCTCAAACATCCCCTCCTCCAATTCCTTCAGTGCCTCCAATTCCCAGTCCCATCTCAATAAGAACACTTTGTGATCAAAACCCTAATCATGATCAATTCCAACCCATTCATCATCTCAATTTTATGGTCATCTTGGCAGCAATCTTGTGTGCCCTTGTGTGTGTTCTTGGTATCAATTCCATGTTGCACTGCGTTTTTCAATGCGCAAGTCGTGCCGTCATTGAACCGGTCGAATGGGTAGCTTCACGCCGGCTTAATTCAGGCCtaaagaagaaggaaatggTGGCTTTGCCTACTTCAACTTACGCTGATTCAGGTACTACTTCTCCATCTTCGTCGTCTTCAGGCTGCGCTATTTGTTTGGCTGATTTTTCTGATGGGGACAAGTTAAGGGTGCTGCCCAAGTGCAACCATCGGTTTCATGTTGCCTGCATTGACAAGTGGTTGCTCTGCCACTCTTCTTGTCCGACTTGCCGACATCGGCTCAAGTCCAGTGACTGCATGCCCTCTCTTTCTGAGATTGTCACAGCCTAAGAGACTCAATAAGAGAAGTACGTCATCAGCTTAGTTGAGTTGCAGATGGGATATGAACCTGCAGAAACTCATGAATTTGTATTAGGGTTTCATATTAGTATCCGGTTTTACTACTTTATCTTCCTATATATCCTATTAGGGTTCATATCATATGGAGTTACGAACATGGAGGAGTTTTGAAGCATGCAAACTATATTATTAAATGTTCTAGTTTTGGTATCGCCATATTTCACTttcatgtgtgtgtgtaaaacATTAActtatgagtaaattgtagcaatggtttttcaattttaattcaatttgagcaatggtccctcaactaaaaattcattatcatcggtctctcaactcatcaaaacgtgcagctatagtccgtcaactaaaaatcaattaccaatggtcccttaattttaatccaactggagaaatggtccctcaattttaacccaattggagaaatgatctttcaactttaacccaattgtagcaatagtcattccaacataactcattttgacaaaattctgacgaagttgacaaaaaggatcatagctacacgttttgatgggTTGAGGGACCAACGGTAATGGATTTTAATTAATGGACCATTactctaatttgattaaagttgaaggactATTACTATAATTTATTCTTAACTTATTAATTGACTTTATATAATAAAAACTATTGGagctctattttttttttagggtgagtgcggataataatgtgaaaggcattaaaattaaaattacaactcACACTTAACAAAGCTACTTTTGGGACCTTTAAATCTTTGTCCAGACTCAGCATAtatttttgggagttttaacgaaacactcgtAGTACTGTTCAATTTTAACGTTAATGAcattttaacgaaacactcgtagtactattcacttacaacatttttttgtccttttgattaaaactcaaagttttcaaacctttttcattagttttccttatattttttagCGTTCagcaaattttgtttacaaagtcTCCCAAGCATTATCTTTTTTTAGAAATGTTAAAGAGACTTTTTGAGAAGTAAGACTCTTTATGAACCCTATGCTACCTTATGTTTTTAGTatgatattttataatattagcacGAGAATTAACTTTAAAATGTGAACCTGTGAGGTAGTAGAGAATCCATAAAAAATCTCACTTTAAAAGAGTCATTAGCATTTCCCTATATTTTTTCCTGATGTGCAAAAAGTTACTCGATTAGATAAATGTTAATGGCCTTATGTTTTGTACAAGTGAGAGTGAGGACAAAGAAGTTTAAATCAGCACCTCAAGTGAAGTGGTCATATGAAATACGTTAAATCAATTGAGCCA
Encoded proteins:
- the LOC126586865 gene encoding RING-H2 finger protein ATL74-like — encoded protein: MAQTSPPPIPSVPPIPSPISIRTLCDQNPNHDQFQPIHHLNFMVILAAILCALVCVLGINSMLHCVFQCASRAVIEPVEWVASRRLNSGLKKKEMVALPTSTYADSGTTSPSSSSSGCAICLADFSDGDKLRVLPKCNHRFHVACIDKWLLCHSSCPTCRHRLKSSDCMPSLSEIVTA